A stretch of DNA from Odontesthes bonariensis isolate fOdoBon6 chromosome 5, fOdoBon6.hap1, whole genome shotgun sequence:
CGGCTGTTTATCAACGCGCAGCAGCTGCGACAGATCCCTCAGCTGCTGGAGTCGGCCTTTCCCACGCTGCCTTGCACCGTGAAGGTGTCCGACGTTCCCAAGGTGTTCCAGGAGCGTCACATCCTCACCGGCTACAGGCAGACGGACCACAGCTGGCGTTACTACTTCCTCACTCTCTTTCAGAGGCACAACGAAACGCTCAACGTGTGGACCCATCTGCTGGCTGCCCTCATCATCTTGGTGAAGTGGCAGGAGATCTCGGAGACGGTGGATTTTTTGCGTGACCCTCATGCCCAGCCCCTCTTCATTGTCCTCCTGGCAGCCTTCACCTACCTCTCCTTCAGTGCTCTCGCTCATCTCCTCTCTGCCAAGTCGGAGCTCTCCTACTACACCTTCTACTTCCTCGACTACATCGGGGTGGCTGTCTACCAGTATGGGAGTGCTCTGGCACACTACTACTACGCCATAGAGAAGGATCTGCACACCACAGTGCAGGGCTTCTTTTTACCAGCGGCAGCGTTCCTGGCTTGGCTCACTTGCTTCGGGTGCTGCTATGGCAAGTACGCCGGTCCTGAGCTGCCCAAGTTCGCCCACAAGCTCTTCCAAGTGGTGCCCTCAGCCTTGGCTTACTGTTTAGACATAAGCCCTGTGGTTCATCGCATATACAGCTGCTATCGGGAGGGCTGCTCCGACCCAATCGTGGCGTACCACGTCTACCACGTGCTCTTTTTCCTAATCGGCGCCTACTTCTTCTGCTGCCCGCACCCAGAGAGTTTGTTACCTGGGAAGTGTGACTTCATCGGGCAGGGCCACCAGATCTTTCACATCTTCGTGGTGGTGTGCACCCTGACGCAGCTGGAAGCGCTGCGAACAGACTTCACAGAGCGCCGCTCCTTCTACGAGCGACTCCACGGAGACCTCGCGCACGACGCCGTCGCACTTTTCATCTTCACCACCTGCTGCTGCGCTCTCACGGCTTTCTATGTGCGCAAGCGTGTGCGCTCCTCTCTTCACGAGAAGGAGGAGTGAGGatcgggatttttttttttttttttttt
This window harbors:
- the paqr7b gene encoding membrane progestin receptor alpha-B; translation: MATVVMEQIGRLFINAQQLRQIPQLLESAFPTLPCTVKVSDVPKVFQERHILTGYRQTDHSWRYYFLTLFQRHNETLNVWTHLLAALIILVKWQEISETVDFLRDPHAQPLFIVLLAAFTYLSFSALAHLLSAKSELSYYTFYFLDYIGVAVYQYGSALAHYYYAIEKDLHTTVQGFFLPAAAFLAWLTCFGCCYGKYAGPELPKFAHKLFQVVPSALAYCLDISPVVHRIYSCYREGCSDPIVAYHVYHVLFFLIGAYFFCCPHPESLLPGKCDFIGQGHQIFHIFVVVCTLTQLEALRTDFTERRSFYERLHGDLAHDAVALFIFTTCCCALTAFYVRKRVRSSLHEKEE